The Nitrospira sp. genome contains a region encoding:
- a CDS encoding glycosyltransferase family 2 protein, translating into MSHTSPLSPTTVSSGRPLVSIIIPTYNRVPLLKTAIVSALAQEGEGDLFDLEIIIVDDCSSDDMSHIAASFPGVHFVRLPKNRGAAGARNAGIRQAKGKYVALLDDDDEFLTHKLLVQVPILEANPHVGVIYGQSVVTGSDEPLLLWPSWGPSGQVFEEFLTRTDDFLHPPTWLVRRELFEAAGWFNEQHRTMEHYDMALRLAALTPWMFLAGGPVARGRFSKKGKWYSNIVNGTNEQRLPRIIEQALTRLPATLEADRVRQKARAAVCATIAGQRWWNGGIDSTKEYLLDALQDAPWLLAEPAVLDWIKKVAGGLAHVADHPEQAVKAFWQAIKQTRPPTMTSSPLNDQQLLSELLSAAALALKASSPRRAWIVAMRAVLHEPRAWNKPKRLGDLFRTLRQPSTDSVTPTSSHA; encoded by the coding sequence ATGTCACACACTTCTCCTCTTTCCCCAACCACTGTCTCATCTGGCCGTCCGCTTGTCAGCATCATCATCCCGACTTACAACCGCGTACCATTACTCAAGACGGCCATTGTATCCGCCCTCGCCCAGGAGGGGGAGGGAGATCTGTTCGACCTGGAAATCATCATTGTGGATGACTGCTCGTCGGACGACATGAGCCATATCGCAGCTTCCTTCCCGGGTGTGCACTTTGTCCGACTCCCGAAAAATCGAGGAGCAGCCGGAGCACGAAATGCCGGGATCAGACAGGCAAAGGGGAAATATGTCGCCTTGCTTGACGATGACGACGAATTCTTGACCCATAAACTGCTGGTGCAAGTGCCGATTCTCGAGGCGAATCCCCACGTAGGGGTCATCTATGGGCAAAGTGTCGTGACGGGAAGCGATGAGCCGCTCCTCCTCTGGCCGTCGTGGGGGCCATCGGGCCAAGTCTTTGAAGAATTTCTCACACGCACGGATGACTTTCTTCATCCTCCCACCTGGCTGGTCCGGCGAGAATTGTTCGAGGCCGCGGGCTGGTTTAATGAACAGCACCGCACCATGGAGCATTATGATATGGCCTTGCGCCTCGCGGCGCTGACGCCGTGGATGTTTCTTGCAGGAGGCCCGGTCGCCCGCGGTCGATTTTCCAAGAAGGGCAAGTGGTACAGCAACATCGTCAATGGAACCAATGAGCAACGCCTGCCTCGGATCATCGAACAGGCGCTGACTCGGCTGCCGGCCACGCTGGAAGCGGATCGGGTTCGACAGAAGGCGCGGGCTGCAGTGTGCGCGACCATCGCGGGGCAGCGCTGGTGGAATGGCGGCATCGACTCCACTAAGGAATATCTGCTCGATGCATTGCAAGATGCGCCATGGCTCCTGGCGGAACCAGCTGTGCTCGATTGGATCAAAAAGGTGGCCGGCGGACTGGCACACGTCGCAGATCATCCCGAACAGGCCGTGAAGGCCTTCTGGCAAGCGATCAAACAGACACGCCCTCCCACAATGACAAGCTCGCCCCTCAACGACCAACAGTTATTGAGCGAGCTGCTCTCGGCCGCCGCGCTGGCGCTGAAAGCAAGTTCCCCTCGGCGCGCCTGGATTGTCGCAATGAGGGCGGTGCTGCATGAACCCCGTGCGTGGAATAAACCGAAACGTCTCGGGGACCTCTTCAGGACGCTGCGCCAACCTTCGACCGACAGCGTCACTCCCACCTCCTCTCACGCGTAG
- a CDS encoding dihydrofolate reductase family protein produces MKTQYYTATSLDGFIATEDDSLDWLFPLGDVNETSYPSFIVEVGALAMGSSTYEWMLRHTDKIADQQTGAPWPYSQPTWVFSTRPLPLIPNADIRLVRGDIRLIHAEMRKAAGSKNIWIVGGGDLAGQFYDAGLLDEVIVQVGSVMLGRGKPLFPRRVTNPPLRLVSIRKIGPGFAELRYEFPKDP; encoded by the coding sequence ATGAAGACTCAATACTATACAGCCACCAGTCTCGACGGGTTCATCGCCACTGAAGACGACTCTCTGGACTGGTTGTTTCCGCTGGGCGACGTGAACGAGACAAGTTACCCCTCTTTCATTGTGGAGGTCGGAGCCTTAGCCATGGGCTCGTCGACCTATGAATGGATGCTCCGTCACACCGACAAGATTGCCGACCAACAGACTGGTGCCCCCTGGCCCTATTCTCAACCTACCTGGGTGTTCTCCACCCGTCCGCTTCCCTTAATCCCTAACGCCGATATTCGCCTGGTCCGAGGCGATATTCGACTCATTCATGCAGAGATGCGGAAGGCAGCTGGATCGAAGAATATTTGGATCGTGGGAGGCGGAGATCTCGCGGGACAGTTTTACGATGCCGGTTTGCTGGACGAGGTGATCGTTCAAGTTGGTTCTGTCATGCTGGGACGCGGCAAACCACTCTTCCCACGCCGCGTCACGAATCCGCCGCTTCGGCTAGTATCTATTCGCAAGATTGGACCCGGCTTCGCAGAGTTGCGCTATGAGTTCCCGAAAGACCCGTAG
- a CDS encoding barstar family protein — protein sequence MSITALQSIKKPWAHLLVHAEGAALDTLLSVPSHFVTKTISGKKCKTKAGLLDEFSRVFSFPDYFGHNWDALEECLADLDWLPAKGYLVIVLDADQVLTKPDEEDDFETFVEILSEAGEAWSLKESDDATGNGLPFHAVLAVSDRHKHSRHNWFAPPLAMERKTAKSARAKKSQSRGR from the coding sequence ATGTCGATTACCGCACTCCAATCGATTAAAAAACCCTGGGCGCATCTTTTGGTGCATGCCGAGGGAGCAGCGCTGGATACCTTGCTCTCCGTCCCTTCCCATTTTGTCACGAAGACCATCTCCGGCAAGAAATGCAAGACCAAGGCGGGCCTATTGGATGAGTTCAGCCGTGTCTTTTCTTTTCCGGACTATTTCGGCCACAACTGGGATGCCCTCGAAGAATGCTTGGCCGACCTGGACTGGTTGCCGGCCAAGGGCTACCTCGTCATCGTGCTTGATGCCGACCAGGTGCTGACCAAGCCGGACGAGGAGGACGATTTCGAAACGTTCGTCGAAATCTTAAGCGAAGCCGGCGAGGCGTGGAGCCTGAAGGAATCCGATGACGCCACCGGCAACGGCCTGCCGTTCCATGCCGTGCTGGCCGTATCGGATCGGCACAAGCACAGTCGTCACAACTGGTTCGCCCCACCCTTGGCCATGGAACGGAAGACGGCCAAATCGGCAAGGGCGAAGAAATCACAATCACGCGGTCGCTAG
- the hemL gene encoding glutamate-1-semialdehyde 2,1-aminomutase, whose amino-acid sequence MKTLRSEQLFAQAQQIIPGGVNSPVRAFRSVGGQPRFIEHAKGARLYDVDGNSYLDYVLSWGPMILGHAPTTVTKAIQQAATKGTSYGAPTELEIQLATMIREALPSMEQVRLVSSGTEAVMSAIRVARAYTKRDGILKFEGCYHGHSDYLLAKAGSGLTTLGIPDCPGVPEDFTKHTLTAPYNDLATTEKLIKKHYRQLACVIVEPIAGNMGVIPPSPEFLQGLRKLTDAHGMLLIFDEVISGFRVQYGGAQTLYGIKPDLTILGKIIGGGLPVGAYGGAKDIMKMIAPSGPVYQAGTLSGNPLAVTAGIETLKRLSKPGTYEQLEQRSAALAEGIGQAARKAGVALAQTRVASMMCAFFTEGPVVDWATAKKSDTKAYAKFFHQMLEAGVYLAPSQFEAAFMSLAHTPRDIERTINAAQAAFKNL is encoded by the coding sequence ATGAAAACACTACGCTCGGAGCAGCTTTTCGCACAGGCACAACAGATCATTCCTGGTGGCGTGAACAGTCCGGTTCGGGCATTTCGCTCGGTGGGCGGACAGCCTCGGTTCATTGAACACGCCAAGGGCGCACGCCTGTACGATGTCGACGGCAATAGCTACCTCGACTATGTCCTCTCCTGGGGGCCCATGATTCTCGGCCATGCGCCGACCACCGTGACCAAGGCCATTCAGCAAGCCGCTACCAAGGGCACGAGCTACGGCGCGCCGACTGAGTTGGAAATTCAGCTCGCCACCATGATTCGCGAAGCGCTCCCCTCGATGGAACAGGTACGGCTCGTCAGTTCGGGGACCGAGGCGGTCATGAGCGCCATCCGGGTCGCCCGCGCCTATACCAAACGCGACGGCATCTTGAAGTTCGAAGGCTGCTATCACGGCCATAGTGACTATCTCTTAGCAAAGGCAGGATCGGGGCTCACCACCCTCGGCATTCCAGATTGTCCCGGGGTGCCGGAAGATTTCACGAAACACACGCTCACCGCCCCATATAACGATCTGGCCACCACGGAAAAATTGATCAAGAAGCATTACCGACAGCTGGCCTGCGTGATTGTCGAACCGATCGCGGGAAACATGGGCGTCATCCCGCCTTCCCCCGAGTTCTTGCAGGGTCTGCGCAAATTGACTGATGCGCACGGCATGCTCCTGATTTTTGATGAAGTCATCTCAGGGTTCCGCGTGCAATACGGGGGAGCCCAGACGCTCTACGGAATCAAGCCTGATCTGACGATTTTGGGGAAGATCATTGGCGGAGGACTGCCGGTCGGTGCCTACGGCGGTGCGAAGGACATCATGAAAATGATTGCCCCATCAGGGCCGGTCTATCAGGCTGGAACCTTGTCGGGCAATCCCTTGGCCGTCACAGCCGGGATCGAGACCCTCAAGCGTCTCAGCAAACCGGGGACTTACGAACAGCTGGAACAGCGATCAGCAGCGCTAGCCGAGGGCATCGGGCAGGCCGCCCGGAAAGCCGGTGTGGCCTTGGCGCAAACCCGGGTCGCATCCATGATGTGCGCGTTCTTTACTGAAGGACCGGTGGTGGATTGGGCGACTGCCAAGAAGTCCGACACGAAAGCCTATGCCAAGTTCTTCCACCAAATGCTGGAGGCGGGAGTCTATTTGGCTCCGTCGCAGTTTGAAGCCGCCTTCATGTCCCTGGCCCATACGCCCCGGGACATTGAGCGCACCATCAATGCCGCTCAAGCCGCGTTCAAAAACCTCTGA
- a CDS encoding thermonuclease family protein — protein MLHHIVPDSRFLSRLTLLLLVVSAPSPAVAVEEESRSTLHTYTPTTKSDPSPFHCDGCWDLKPDQRSSLPQHQTQRYRRGHHERGLRPHKNPFAKKSRMQSRGLRSLPRHALSMGGFERTVDGWQVRTVDGDTIRYGSDRIRICGYNAPELSEPGGRDAALRLEQLMQEGTIDIVPHGHDVYGRTLADVFVNGQNVADVMMMEGFGRRG, from the coding sequence ATGCTGCACCACATTGTACCCGACTCCCGCTTCTTGAGCCGGTTGACCCTCCTGTTGTTGGTGGTCTCAGCGCCTTCCCCGGCAGTCGCCGTCGAGGAAGAAAGCCGCTCCACTTTGCACACCTACACGCCGACCACCAAAAGCGATCCCAGCCCGTTTCACTGCGACGGCTGTTGGGATCTCAAACCAGACCAACGGTCGTCACTCCCCCAGCATCAGACCCAGCGGTATCGGCGCGGACACCACGAGCGAGGGCTTCGTCCGCACAAGAACCCCTTTGCGAAAAAATCGCGCATGCAGAGTCGTGGATTGAGATCGCTTCCGCGGCATGCGTTGTCGATGGGCGGCTTTGAGCGAACGGTGGACGGCTGGCAAGTTCGCACGGTCGACGGCGACACCATTCGGTACGGCAGCGACCGGATTCGCATTTGCGGCTACAACGCCCCGGAGCTGTCGGAGCCGGGCGGACGAGACGCCGCCTTGCGATTAGAACAACTGATGCAGGAAGGAACCATCGACATCGTGCCCCACGGCCACGATGTCTACGGCCGCACCCTCGCCGATGTGTTTGTGAATGGCCAGAACGTGGCAGACGTCATGATGATGGAGGGATTTGGGAGAAGAGGGTAA
- a CDS encoding DUF433 domain-containing protein → MSLNTHISIGPHVRFGKPCVTGTRITVGDVLGDLASGMPEAEILADFPQLTHDAILACFAHAAERERRTLSVPAA, encoded by the coding sequence ATGTCGCTCAATACCCACATCAGCATCGGCCCACACGTCCGTTTTGGAAAACCTTGCGTGACTGGCACTCGAATCACGGTTGGTGATGTTCTCGGTGACTTGGCGAGTGGCATGCCGGAAGCAGAGATCCTCGCCGACTTTCCTCAACTGACCCACGATGCTATTTTGGCATGCTTCGCCCATGCCGCTGAACGTGAGCGGCGAACGTTATCCGTCCCTGCAGCATGA
- a CDS encoding GNAT family N-acetyltransferase, with translation MTMHLVQPQSIVVWQQARRLVEEYATSLNMDLSFQNFASEIEHLAREYAPPNGAFLLAEENGAFFGCVGVRLFSDNVGEVKRLYVRPAARGRGVGYLLAKSIVATAKQLGYTRLLLDTLPSMKEAQSLYISLGFTPTDPYRFNPVPGTAYLELILQ, from the coding sequence GTGACAATGCACTTGGTTCAACCACAGTCTATAGTAGTTTGGCAGCAAGCCCGTCGGCTCGTCGAAGAGTATGCAACGTCCCTGAACATGGATCTTTCGTTCCAGAATTTCGCAAGCGAGATAGAGCACCTTGCACGCGAGTACGCTCCACCCAATGGCGCATTCCTTCTCGCTGAGGAGAACGGCGCTTTCTTCGGCTGTGTCGGAGTACGGCTATTCTCCGATAACGTCGGCGAAGTCAAACGGCTCTATGTCAGGCCCGCTGCCCGTGGCCGTGGTGTCGGATACCTCCTCGCCAAGAGCATCGTGGCCACAGCGAAACAACTGGGATACACCCGGCTGCTCCTGGACACACTGCCTTCCATGAAGGAGGCTCAGTCTTTGTACATATCGCTGGGCTTCACTCCAACTGATCCGTATCGATTCAACCCTGTGCCGGGCACTGCCTACTTGGAGTTGATACTTCAGTGA
- a CDS encoding GNAT family N-acetyltransferase yields MQTDLLTPRLILRQWRPSDLEPFAAMNADAEVMRYYPATWSREQSDAFAERVMRLIDERGWGFWAIEERASGHFIGFVGLHVPSDELPFSPCVEIGWRLAKSYWGLGYATEAARAVITFGFEQLHLGELVAFTTIANLKSRAVMERLGMQFSAEFDHPQVAIESGLRRHVLYRLHSPQ; encoded by the coding sequence ATGCAGACCGACCTCCTCACTCCCCGCCTCATACTCCGCCAGTGGCGACCATCGGACTTGGAACCATTCGCGGCGATGAATGCCGACGCCGAGGTCATGCGCTATTATCCCGCGACCTGGTCCAGAGAGCAGAGCGATGCGTTTGCCGAGCGGGTCATGCGACTGATCGACGAACGAGGCTGGGGATTCTGGGCGATCGAAGAACGGGCCTCGGGCCACTTCATCGGCTTCGTCGGCTTACATGTTCCGTCCGACGAACTGCCGTTCTCTCCCTGTGTGGAAATCGGCTGGCGCCTTGCCAAATCATATTGGGGATTAGGCTATGCGACTGAAGCTGCACGAGCAGTCATCACGTTCGGCTTCGAACAACTTCACTTGGGAGAGCTCGTGGCATTCACTACCATCGCCAACCTGAAATCGCGGGCCGTGATGGAACGGCTCGGCATGCAGTTCTCCGCCGAATTCGATCACCCTCAGGTGGCCATTGAGTCCGGATTGCGTCGGCATGTGTTGTACCGCCTTCACTCACCTCAGTGA
- a CDS encoding DUF937 domain-containing protein → MGLLDQLGQAAAGMMGQAQGQNPLMQAVVGLLGQQSAVGGLSGLIEAFQKNGLGDIVNSWVGTGKNLPISPQQIQQGLGGDVLKQLAAQAGISSDAAGSQLASLLPGLIDKLTPEGKLPDSNLIEQGLNLLRGKLG, encoded by the coding sequence ATGGGATTGCTCGATCAACTCGGTCAGGCTGCAGCAGGCATGATGGGACAAGCGCAGGGTCAGAATCCGTTGATGCAAGCCGTCGTCGGCCTGCTGGGACAACAGAGCGCCGTTGGCGGGCTGAGCGGGCTCATCGAGGCCTTTCAGAAAAATGGGCTGGGCGACATCGTCAATTCCTGGGTCGGCACGGGCAAAAACCTGCCGATCTCTCCACAGCAGATCCAGCAAGGCTTAGGCGGGGATGTGCTGAAGCAACTGGCCGCTCAAGCGGGCATCAGTTCGGATGCAGCCGGCAGCCAGTTGGCGAGCCTGCTCCCCGGCCTCATCGACAAACTGACTCCGGAAGGCAAATTGCCAGATTCGAACTTAATCGAACAGGGGCTGAATTTGTTGCGGGGTAAACTCGGCTAG
- a CDS encoding META domain-containing protein: MRRLLITTMTSLLLTACVPTPSPDEMKQVAERNRWELAHWGDRAIPYTNEGQPVVLAFQEGRVSGHAGCNRYSTAISFGPNAGEVTVSHGITTRMACEPRRMEFEAAFIKAFEASSRYRLDGESLSFESDIAPPLEFYRRPLTCHASPFSACAEQHDSSTPR; encoded by the coding sequence TTGCGCCGCCTTCTCATCACCACCATGACTTCCCTTCTGCTGACGGCGTGTGTCCCGACCCCTTCGCCGGACGAGATGAAGCAAGTCGCCGAACGAAACCGTTGGGAACTCGCCCATTGGGGAGACCGCGCGATCCCTTATACGAATGAGGGGCAACCAGTAGTCCTGGCGTTTCAGGAGGGGCGAGTGTCGGGCCATGCCGGATGTAATCGGTACAGTACGGCCATTTCGTTTGGGCCTAACGCCGGTGAGGTCACAGTGTCACACGGCATCACGACCCGCATGGCCTGCGAACCCCGCCGCATGGAATTTGAGGCGGCATTCATCAAGGCGTTCGAAGCCTCGAGTCGTTACCGTCTGGACGGCGAAAGTTTGTCGTTCGAAAGCGACATCGCTCCGCCTTTGGAATTTTACCGCCGTCCGCTGACCTGCCACGCGTCGCCCTTTTCTGCCTGCGCTGAGCAGCATGACTCTTCTACGCCGCGTTGA
- a CDS encoding DUF5615 family PIN-like protein, whose protein sequence is MLDENLSEFLLVTRDEDFLRMSLLRGAPPKVIWITLGNCSNGGSCPPPSRSSYRHLAVCRTRRSNISSTWILASPGTRLLLCRQRSFHLDC, encoded by the coding sequence GTGCTGGATGAAAATCTTTCGGAATTCCTTCTTGTCACCCGTGATGAGGACTTCCTTCGCATGAGCCTTCTACGTGGAGCCCCGCCCAAAGTCATATGGATCACTCTCGGCAATTGCTCGAATGGCGGATCCTGTCCGCCTCCTTCGCGCTCGTCATACCGACATCTTGCGGTTTGCCGAACAAGACGAAGCAACATTTCTAGCACTTGGATTCTAGCGTCACCAGGAACCCGCTTACTTCTTTGTCGCCAGAGATCATTCCATCTGGACTGCTAG